The segment CCCTTTCCCATGAAGAAGTGGTACATACCTCCAACCAGGCCAAAGACCGCCTGACAGCGCTGATCAAGGGCATACTCAAGGAGTTGAAACGATGAGTGTGAAGGCCGTCCGAGTCATGGAATCGGTGGCTGCCATTCGCCGGCTCACTTCTTTCCGGCCGCGCATCGGCCTGATCCTGGGCTCCGGCCTGGGAGAACTGGCCGATCGGATTGATTCTTCCGTGACCATCCCTTTTCGAGAGATTCCGCATTTTGCCGTTTCCACCGTGCCGGGCCACAAGGGTGAACTGGTCATTGGCCAGTTGGAAGGCCAGACGGTGGCGGCCATGCGTGGCCGGGTCCATTACTACGAAGGCTGGCCAATGGATAAGGTCACGTTTCCTGTGTATGTGATGCGCGAGCTGGGCGTCGAGCAACTGATTCTCACCAATGCGGCTGGCGGTTTGAATCCCGCTTTTTCTCCCGGCGATTTGATGCTGATTGCCGACCACCTCAACCTCACCGGAGACCATCCTCTGATTGGTGCCAATGATGAACCGCTGGGGCCCCGGTTTCCCGATCTGTCCTCCGCATATGACAAACAGTTGGGGCTGCGTTTGAAAGAGGCGGCGAAACAACTCGCGATCAGCTTGCAAGAAGGGGTTTATGCCGGAATCAGCGGTCCCAATTACCTCTCCAAGGCAGAGCTGAGAGCATTATTGCGCCTTGGCGCAGATGCCCTGGGCATGTCCACCGTTCCCGAGGCGATCGCGGCCAATCATTGTGGCATGAAGGTTCTCGGCCTTTCTTGCATTACGGATATAGCCAATCCGGACCTCCTGGAGCCGCCAACTCACGAACAGGTATTGCGCG is part of the Bacillus thermozeamaize genome and harbors:
- a CDS encoding purine-nucleoside phosphorylase, with translation MSVKAVRVMESVAAIRRLTSFRPRIGLILGSGLGELADRIDSSVTIPFREIPHFAVSTVPGHKGELVIGQLEGQTVAAMRGRVHYYEGWPMDKVTFPVYVMRELGVEQLILTNAAGGLNPAFSPGDLMLIADHLNLTGDHPLIGANDEPLGPRFPDLSSAYDKQLGLRLKEAAKQLAISLQEGVYAGISGPNYLSKAELRALLRLGADALGMSTVPEAIAANHCGMKVLGLSCITDIANPDLLEPPTHEQVLRVAEAAKPAFLSLLCRYIRSCGED